A single genomic interval of Rosistilla ulvae harbors:
- a CDS encoding beta/alpha barrel domain-containing protein, with protein MKISASNRAVDFTRLGEQGAVAEPAAVDRIPIDAIVSHFVPNLSIGLPVVRGISNRCR; from the coding sequence GTGAAGATCTCCGCGTCGAATCGGGCTGTCGATTTCACCCGCTTGGGTGAACAGGGCGCGGTGGCCGAACCGGCGGCTGTCGATAGAATCCCTATCGATGCCATCGTCAGTCATTTCGTACCCAACCTATCGATTGGGCTGCCAGTGGTTCGCGGGATCAGCAATCGCTGCAGATAG
- a CDS encoding sigma-70 family RNA polymerase sigma factor, translated as MDNDPTTLDVQRYLGELANLDGDTPAEPIIRALIARSVGRLHLLCETLLVRSYPRLMQPPLNLQSEEMLSAVVDRLIKAMQEIRPTNVRQFFGLANQHMRWELNDLARRLDNHPKNQALDGAVVPAPEPSGSQLSPNAVRMLAAIENLPDPEREVFGLVRIQGMSHTEAADLLDVSPKTIQRRLNRGVILLTESLGDLNPTASSPNEG; from the coding sequence ATGGATAACGACCCAACCACTCTCGATGTTCAGCGGTATCTCGGCGAGTTGGCAAATCTGGACGGTGACACTCCCGCCGAACCGATCATCCGAGCGTTGATCGCGCGTTCGGTCGGTCGCTTGCACCTGCTGTGCGAAACATTGCTGGTCCGCAGTTATCCGCGGTTGATGCAGCCGCCATTGAACCTGCAGTCCGAAGAGATGCTCAGCGCGGTGGTCGATCGGTTGATCAAAGCGATGCAGGAGATACGCCCCACCAACGTGCGGCAATTTTTTGGGCTCGCGAACCAACACATGCGTTGGGAATTGAACGACCTAGCGCGACGGTTGGATAATCATCCTAAAAACCAAGCGTTGGACGGTGCCGTGGTCCCCGCGCCCGAACCGAGCGGATCTCAGTTGAGTCCCAATGCGGTGCGGATGTTGGCGGCGATCGAAAATTTGCCAGATCCCGAACGGGAGGTGTTTGGACTGGTACGTATCCAAGGGATGTCGCATACCGAAGCGGCCGACCTGTTGGACGTTTCCCCCAAGACGATCCAACGACGGTTGAACCGCGGCGTGATCTTGCTGACCGAATCTTTGGGCGATTTGAATCCAACGGCCTCCTCCCCCAACGAAGGTTGA
- a CDS encoding RNA 2'-phosphotransferase: MGSLIAGSNSVRGFLTADDMAAVVAGLEGPAVSLGTASEGCFGYTAGMNKRLTKICKYLSFILRHHPEAIGVQLEAYGWLEIDTLLKNANAAGKSITREQVLQVVELDEEQAFAISEDGSRIRAVRGHSN, from the coding sequence TTGGGATCGTTGATCGCGGGCTCGAATTCGGTCCGGGGATTTTTGACCGCAGACGATATGGCTGCGGTTGTCGCCGGTTTGGAGGGGCCGGCGGTCAGCTTGGGGACTGCCAGCGAAGGCTGTTTTGGTTACACTGCCGGGATGAACAAACGACTTACCAAAATCTGTAAATATCTGAGCTTCATTCTGAGACATCATCCCGAAGCGATCGGCGTTCAGTTGGAGGCTTACGGTTGGCTCGAGATCGACACGTTGCTGAAGAATGCTAATGCCGCCGGGAAATCGATCACGCGCGAGCAAGTGCTGCAAGTGGTGGAATTGGATGAAGAACAGGCTTTCGCAATCAGCGAAGATGGCTCGCGAATCCGCGCCGTCCGTGGACATTCGAATTAG
- a CDS encoding pirin family protein, which yields MITLRKSNERGHADLGRLKSYHTFSFASYHDQNHMGFRALRVMNEDRVAAGQGFGRHAHANMEILSYVLDGTLELKDWMDSGDVLQTGELQRISAGTGITHSEINPSPYEPAHFYQFWLLPKCRDVRPSSERRRFEENELRNSFRLVASPDGQNGSISIQQDARIYLSKMEEGSSISFELCRGRYAWLQVLRGSVTLNATALDTGTGAAIQDEVNLQIDATENAEIMLFDLA from the coding sequence ATGATCACACTTCGTAAGTCGAATGAACGTGGCCACGCCGATTTAGGCCGACTGAAATCGTATCACACGTTTTCCTTTGCATCCTACCACGACCAGAACCACATGGGATTTCGGGCGTTGCGTGTGATGAACGAAGACCGCGTTGCCGCCGGTCAAGGATTTGGCCGTCATGCGCACGCCAATATGGAAATTTTGTCCTACGTTCTCGACGGGACACTGGAATTGAAGGACTGGATGGACAGTGGGGATGTGTTGCAAACGGGGGAACTGCAACGCATCAGCGCTGGAACGGGCATCACGCACAGCGAAATCAATCCATCGCCCTACGAACCGGCTCATTTTTATCAGTTTTGGTTGCTGCCCAAATGCCGCGACGTCCGGCCCAGCAGCGAACGAAGGCGGTTCGAAGAGAACGAACTGCGAAATTCGTTTCGGTTGGTTGCATCCCCCGATGGTCAAAATGGTTCGATCTCGATCCAACAAGACGCACGCATCTATCTATCGAAGATGGAGGAAGGTTCTTCGATAAGTTTTGAACTGTGTCGCGGTCGGTACGCATGGCTGCAGGTGTTGCGTGGTTCGGTGACGCTCAACGCAACAGCGTTGGATACGGGGACGGGGGCCGCGATTCAGGACGAAGTCAACCTGCAGATCGATGCTACCGAAAACGCAGAAATCATGTTGTTCGATCTTGCCTAA
- a CDS encoding alcohol dehydrogenase catalytic domain-containing protein, which produces MQNSIYYLDKPGGTFSLAQETIGEPGPGEVRLRTSKTSVCQSDVVIYNVGLPRILSWPAILLHEVACIVDAVGPGVDKFAPGDLVGLGCDIPCGDTDCIYCGKAGTGDWTSCPNTQATGHEFPGFARSHAILPKWFVDDGPIVKFPAGFNPNHACQLEPLACCLEGMTRVNNCIENRIVVLIGAGSQSTYALQCAQAMNAKKIILINRGKERLERVLADFGDDRVVGVRWDENVVQTTLAHCKPYNEPHFVMVNAPVREAYDLAPKLMGYGTVLDGHAGVKGADGKPRIAHEVDLNNDIHYRLQCYQATHGSSMHGIRLAHKFLSEGLLPKIDLMTNATEVFGQDQIPAAISRAADKDSLKVIIDWDR; this is translated from the coding sequence ATGCAAAACTCGATTTACTATCTCGACAAACCCGGTGGCACGTTTTCGCTCGCTCAAGAAACGATTGGCGAACCTGGACCCGGCGAAGTTCGGCTCCGCACCAGCAAGACGTCGGTCTGCCAGTCGGATGTGGTGATCTACAACGTCGGGTTGCCGCGGATCTTGTCTTGGCCCGCGATTCTGCTGCACGAAGTCGCCTGTATCGTCGACGCGGTGGGGCCGGGAGTCGACAAGTTTGCCCCCGGCGATCTGGTCGGACTCGGATGTGATATTCCGTGTGGCGATACCGATTGCATTTACTGCGGTAAGGCTGGGACGGGGGATTGGACCAGTTGTCCCAATACGCAGGCAACAGGACACGAGTTCCCTGGGTTTGCGCGATCCCACGCGATTCTACCGAAGTGGTTTGTCGACGACGGACCGATCGTCAAGTTTCCGGCCGGGTTCAACCCGAATCATGCGTGCCAATTGGAACCACTGGCCTGTTGTCTCGAAGGGATGACCCGGGTCAACAACTGCATTGAGAATCGGATTGTTGTGTTGATTGGTGCCGGGTCGCAAAGCACTTACGCGTTGCAGTGTGCCCAGGCGATGAACGCCAAGAAGATCATTTTGATCAATCGTGGCAAAGAGCGGTTGGAACGCGTGTTGGCCGATTTCGGCGACGATCGGGTCGTGGGAGTTCGCTGGGACGAAAACGTCGTACAGACGACGTTGGCGCATTGTAAACCGTACAACGAACCTCACTTTGTGATGGTTAATGCGCCGGTACGCGAAGCGTATGATTTGGCGCCGAAGTTGATGGGATACGGAACCGTTTTGGACGGACACGCCGGGGTGAAAGGGGCGGATGGCAAACCGCGGATCGCTCATGAGGTCGATCTCAATAATGACATCCATTACCGGTTGCAGTGCTACCAAGCGACACATGGCAGCAGCATGCACGGGATTCGTCTGGCCCATAAATTCCTTTCCGAAGGCTTGCTGCCAAAGATCGATCTCATGACCAACGCGACCGAAGTCTTTGGACAGGACCAGATCCCCGCCGCCATCTCCCGAGCGGCAGACAAAGATAGCCTGAAGGTGATCATCGATTGGGATCGTTGA
- the ylqF gene encoding ribosome biogenesis GTPase YlqF: MPIQWFPGHMHQARQEMQAILPKVDLVIEVLDARIPYSSENPLLAELRGQKPCLKVLAKSDLADESMTNDWLNYFEQTAEVRAHSVTTEDVPTIRKLKQIATRMLPHRRGNKINAMIVGIPNVGKSTIINVLAGRKIAKTGNTPAVTKQQQRVTIGDGFALLDTPGMLWPNVHNVNSGYRLALLGSVKETAMDYGEVGFFAAKFMSAQYPDRLADRYNLESIPETELAIIEAIGRKRGCLGKMNLVDLDRASRILVTEVRSGGLGLLTLETPEMMEVEKEQTAAAILAKAEATKAKDALRKKRFRDKQRAQRKSREMD; this comes from the coding sequence ATGCCTATCCAGTGGTTCCCCGGGCACATGCATCAAGCGCGGCAGGAAATGCAGGCGATCCTTCCCAAGGTCGACTTGGTGATAGAGGTCCTCGATGCGCGGATTCCGTATTCCAGCGAAAATCCGTTGTTGGCGGAACTGCGTGGCCAAAAGCCGTGTTTGAAAGTGTTGGCGAAGAGCGATCTCGCTGACGAATCGATGACCAACGATTGGCTGAATTATTTCGAACAGACGGCGGAAGTTCGAGCCCATTCGGTCACCACCGAAGATGTGCCGACGATTCGCAAGCTGAAACAGATTGCAACCCGGATGTTGCCGCATCGCCGAGGAAACAAGATCAACGCCATGATCGTCGGGATTCCGAATGTTGGTAAATCGACGATCATCAATGTTTTGGCGGGGCGGAAAATTGCCAAAACGGGAAATACACCCGCGGTGACCAAGCAGCAACAACGGGTCACCATCGGAGATGGGTTCGCCCTCTTGGATACTCCCGGGATGTTGTGGCCCAACGTCCATAATGTGAACAGCGGATATCGGTTGGCGCTGTTGGGATCGGTCAAAGAGACCGCGATGGACTACGGCGAAGTTGGCTTCTTCGCGGCGAAGTTCATGAGTGCACAATATCCCGACCGGTTGGCGGACCGCTACAACTTGGAATCGATACCCGAGACGGAACTGGCAATCATCGAAGCGATCGGTCGCAAGCGAGGTTGTCTTGGCAAGATGAATCTCGTCGATCTCGATCGAGCATCGCGGATCTTGGTGACCGAGGTTCGCTCGGGCGGCCTGGGGCTGCTGACCCTCGAAACGCCTGAGATGATGGAAGTTGAAAAAGAGCAAACTGCCGCAGCGATCTTGGCCAAAGCGGAAGCGACCAAAGCGAAAGACGCGCTTCGTAAGAAGCGGTTTCGCGACAAACAGCGAGCTCAACGCAAGTCGCGCGAAATGGATTGA
- a CDS encoding protein kinase domain-containing protein gives MSNESPIDELLEELLESHRSVEEVCADHPELIREVRSRFQKIRSVESQIDQLFPPSVTPAHLVDARTAVQNAALPEIPGYDVDSVLGHGGMGVVYHARHLQLNRTVAIKTLLAGSYATDVERLRFAREAEAIAGLRHPHIVQIYDVGEVAGRPFYTMELVEGGTLSQKLAANPVSVREAAETAAVLSRAVQAAHEGGIVHRDLKPANILLTDDQTPKISDFGLARRFDGEADLTLTGARMGTPSYMAPEQATGEFVGPAVDIYALGTLLYEMLTGQPPFRDESIIETERRLISEDPIPPSNSNHNVPRDLETICLKCLEKEPHQRYLSAADLADDLQRFLRYEPIAARPISRTARGWRWVRRSPSTAALIVTAVALFGLLAAYGTRELALASGSRAEKARLTARLESGLELGRQGRYAESLALLGKLGDGGHVDLRQRIDQAITNLDFIEELASLSLNRFAVIDGRYDRAHNQAVADQRYEAIFEELGMGSVHDDPTGVANRVKGSEAKLPLIAALDDWAVCANAGDRRNWVLAVARAADPDSTGLRNRIRDPEKWLDAAVLSDLSQQALEANLSVQLLCVLGDRCDEAGLDAVAFRKQVQRAHTNDFLANFALADELSEREPSEAIRYYQAALAVRPHASPAHNNLGMALAKLGRTDEAVEFFQSALQINPKFVLAHYNLGQTLATTGKPREAIDQFQEAIEVDANDAFGRYQLGLALRGTGELQRAVESFRQAIQIDPRYGAAYGALGETLLEMQHNEQGERALLNCLQLLPQNDPLRPRVQKLLENCCDS, from the coding sequence ATGAGTAACGAATCTCCCATCGACGAACTGCTGGAAGAACTGCTCGAATCCCACCGTTCGGTCGAAGAGGTCTGTGCGGACCATCCCGAATTGATTCGCGAAGTTCGCAGCCGGTTTCAAAAAATCCGCAGCGTCGAATCTCAAATCGATCAATTGTTTCCCCCGTCGGTAACGCCGGCTCATTTGGTCGATGCGCGCACGGCTGTGCAGAACGCCGCTTTACCGGAGATCCCCGGCTACGATGTCGATTCGGTGCTTGGGCACGGCGGAATGGGAGTCGTCTACCATGCGCGGCATCTTCAACTGAATCGCACCGTGGCGATCAAAACGCTGCTGGCCGGGTCTTATGCGACCGATGTGGAACGGTTGCGGTTTGCCCGTGAAGCGGAAGCGATCGCAGGTTTGCGGCACCCTCATATCGTCCAAATCTACGACGTGGGGGAGGTCGCAGGCCGGCCGTTTTACACGATGGAATTGGTCGAAGGGGGGACGCTGTCTCAAAAACTGGCGGCCAACCCGGTGTCGGTACGCGAGGCGGCTGAAACGGCAGCGGTGTTATCGCGCGCTGTACAAGCGGCGCATGAGGGGGGCATCGTGCACCGCGATCTCAAGCCCGCCAACATCTTGTTGACAGACGACCAAACGCCCAAGATCAGCGATTTTGGTTTGGCGAGACGCTTCGATGGCGAAGCGGATCTGACTCTCACCGGTGCCCGCATGGGGACCCCCAGCTACATGGCTCCCGAACAGGCGACGGGCGAGTTCGTTGGCCCCGCTGTCGACATCTATGCCTTGGGGACACTGTTGTATGAGATGTTAACCGGCCAGCCACCGTTTCGCGATGAATCGATCATCGAAACCGAACGCCGGCTGATCTCCGAAGATCCGATCCCCCCATCGAACTCCAACCACAATGTTCCTCGCGACCTGGAAACCATCTGCCTGAAGTGCCTGGAGAAGGAACCGCACCAACGCTATCTATCGGCCGCCGATCTGGCCGACGACCTGCAGCGTTTCTTGCGATATGAACCGATCGCAGCGCGGCCGATCAGCCGCACCGCTCGGGGGTGGCGTTGGGTTCGGCGGAGTCCATCGACCGCCGCTTTGATCGTCACCGCCGTCGCCCTGTTTGGCCTGCTGGCCGCATACGGAACGCGAGAACTCGCGTTGGCATCCGGCAGCCGAGCCGAGAAGGCGCGGCTGACCGCTCGATTGGAATCGGGACTCGAACTGGGACGCCAAGGTAGGTATGCCGAAAGTCTCGCACTGTTAGGAAAACTGGGGGACGGAGGGCACGTCGATTTGCGGCAGCGGATCGACCAAGCGATTACCAATCTCGATTTTATCGAAGAACTGGCTTCATTGTCACTGAATCGGTTCGCTGTTATCGATGGCCGATACGACCGGGCACACAACCAAGCGGTTGCCGATCAACGCTACGAAGCGATCTTTGAAGAATTGGGCATGGGCAGTGTGCATGACGATCCAACCGGCGTTGCCAACCGCGTGAAGGGATCCGAGGCAAAGCTTCCGCTGATCGCAGCCCTCGACGATTGGGCCGTTTGCGCGAACGCCGGCGATCGTCGCAATTGGGTCTTGGCCGTCGCTCGGGCCGCCGATCCCGATTCGACAGGCTTGCGCAACCGAATTCGCGATCCGGAGAAATGGTTGGATGCGGCGGTGCTTTCGGATCTGTCCCAACAGGCCCTTGAAGCGAATTTGTCGGTCCAATTGCTGTGCGTTTTGGGAGACCGTTGCGACGAAGCGGGGCTCGATGCGGTCGCCTTCCGCAAACAAGTGCAACGGGCGCACACCAACGACTTCCTAGCCAACTTTGCTCTCGCCGACGAACTGTCCGAACGCGAACCGTCCGAAGCGATACGCTATTACCAAGCGGCGTTGGCGGTTCGACCGCATGCCTCCCCCGCTCACAACAACCTGGGTATGGCGCTCGCAAAACTCGGGCGCACCGACGAGGCGGTCGAATTCTTCCAATCTGCGTTACAGATCAATCCAAAATTTGTCCTGGCGCACTACAACCTCGGGCAAACTCTCGCGACCACAGGTAAACCTCGAGAAGCGATCGACCAATTTCAAGAGGCGATTGAAGTCGATGCCAACGATGCGTTTGGACGCTACCAACTCGGATTGGCGCTTCGAGGAACTGGAGAGCTGCAGCGAGCGGTGGAATCGTTTCGACAAGCGATTCAGATCGATCCGCGTTACGGCGCGGCATACGGGGCGCTTGGCGAAACACTGCTAGAAATGCAGCACAACGAACAAGGGGAACGCGCGTTGCTCAACTGCCTTCAGCTGTTGCCCCAAAACGATCCACTTCGCCCACGCGTGCAAAAGCTGTTGGAAAATTGTTGCGATTCATAG
- a CDS encoding SMP-30/gluconolactonase/LRE family protein: MCLICAATTVLAEEAIFLGQPKLLQEHGAGEGPVWHPQLGLLTSGEGNINRRDLSGLTSVYRRDAGSNGLLFDRQGRLIVCENRRRRVIRIEPDGSVTVLADSYDGQKFNQPNDLTIDSKNRIYFSDPQYGDRSGMQMRDPEGREIEGIYRIDPDGQVDRIIAHEVDRPNGLIVTADDRFLFVADNNNALGGARKLWRFELRSDGTPDLASQTLIHDWKTTRGPDGMKLDQSGRLYVAAGLNQPHLPQETADPPTAGIYVFSATGTQIGFVAIPRDETTNCAFGGEDAKTLFVTAGGTLWSIPTAVPGYRIR; this comes from the coding sequence TTGTGTCTGATTTGTGCTGCCACGACGGTGTTGGCAGAGGAAGCCATCTTTCTCGGCCAACCAAAATTGCTTCAGGAGCATGGTGCCGGAGAGGGGCCGGTCTGGCATCCCCAGTTGGGCCTACTGACCAGTGGCGAAGGAAACATCAATCGCCGTGATCTATCGGGTTTGACGTCGGTCTATCGCCGCGATGCGGGGTCCAACGGTTTGCTGTTCGATCGCCAAGGGCGGTTGATCGTGTGCGAAAACCGTCGGCGTCGCGTGATCCGGATCGAGCCCGATGGCAGCGTGACGGTGCTGGCCGATTCGTACGATGGACAAAAATTCAATCAGCCCAACGATCTGACGATCGATTCCAAGAATCGGATCTATTTTTCGGACCCTCAATACGGCGACCGCAGCGGTATGCAAATGCGGGATCCCGAGGGGCGTGAGATCGAAGGGATCTACCGCATCGATCCGGACGGACAGGTCGATCGGATCATCGCGCATGAGGTCGATCGACCCAACGGGCTGATTGTGACGGCGGACGACAGGTTTCTGTTTGTCGCCGACAACAACAATGCACTCGGTGGAGCGAGGAAGCTGTGGCGGTTTGAGCTTCGCAGCGACGGAACGCCTGACCTTGCCAGCCAGACATTGATTCATGATTGGAAGACGACGCGCGGTCCCGATGGCATGAAGCTGGATCAGAGTGGTCGGTTGTACGTTGCCGCAGGGCTGAATCAACCTCATCTGCCACAGGAGACCGCTGATCCGCCGACGGCCGGTATCTATGTCTTTTCGGCGACTGGCACGCAGATCGGTTTTGTCGCGATTCCACGCGATGAAACGACCAATTGCGCCTTTGGTGGCGAGGATGCCAAGACCTTGTTTGTCACCGCCGGTGGCACGCTGTGGAGCATCCCGACGGCCGTGCCGGGCTACCGAATCCGCTAG
- a CDS encoding histidine phosphatase family protein, whose amino-acid sequence MRRFASHPLPQIFVARHGETEWSRSGQHTGRTDIELTERGVRDARRLGQQIEDLAPDAVFTSPLRRATATCRIAGYADLAVDDPDLVEWNYGAYEGKTTREIRQQRPDWNLFDDGCPAGETLAEVADRAHRVIQRIRAIDGNVLLFSHGHFLNILATCWIGLDPRFAGRFYLDPATLSILGYHHDRTDPVIRLWNDADNGE is encoded by the coding sequence ATGCGACGTTTCGCCTCTCATCCGCTTCCCCAAATATTTGTTGCGCGTCACGGCGAAACGGAGTGGTCACGAAGCGGCCAGCACACAGGACGGACCGATATCGAGCTCACCGAGCGTGGCGTCCGCGATGCGCGGCGACTCGGTCAACAAATCGAGGATCTCGCCCCCGACGCGGTCTTCACCAGCCCACTGCGCCGCGCAACGGCGACATGTCGGATCGCCGGATACGCGGATCTTGCTGTCGACGACCCCGATCTTGTCGAATGGAACTACGGCGCGTACGAAGGGAAGACAACCCGCGAGATTCGTCAGCAACGCCCCGATTGGAATCTTTTTGACGACGGTTGTCCCGCCGGCGAGACCTTGGCCGAAGTGGCCGATCGCGCCCACCGCGTGATTCAACGGATCCGCGCGATCGATGGCAACGTGCTGCTCTTTTCTCACGGCCATTTTCTGAACATCCTGGCCACTTGCTGGATCGGCTTGGATCCACGCTTTGCCGGCCGGTTTTATCTCGATCCCGCGACGCTCAGCATCCTTGGCTATCACCACGACCGAACCGATCCGGTGATCCGATTGTGGAACGACGCAGACAACGGAGAGTGA
- the pgi gene encoding glucose-6-phosphate isomerase, with protein MTSPNPTLTASPAWNALQTHHAEIRDTHMRSLFQADGDRGQRLTAEALGIYLDYSKNRITDQTLKLLLDLAEQSGLRDRIDAMFRGDKINATEQRAVLHVALRAAKDQSIVVDGEDVVPEVHAVLDKMAAYCDRVRSGQWKGHTGKSIRTIVNIGIGGSDLGPVMAYEALRHYSQRDLQFRFVSNIDGTDLSEAIQDLDPAETLFIVASKTFTTQETLTNAHSARDWCLAGLVDEAAIAKHFVAVSTNAEQVAAFGIDTANMFGFWDWVGGRYSFDSAIGLSLMLSIGPDQFREMLAGMHAMDRHFQTAPFEQNLPVLLALLGIWYNNFFDAQSVAILPYDHYLGKLTAYLQQLDMESNGKQTDLDGNPVDCQTGPIIWGAPGTNGQHAFYQLIHQGTKLIPCDFIGFCETLNPLGNHHDLLMANFFAQTEALAMGKTEAEVRADGVDDHQVPHRIFAGNHPTNTILIDRLTPESFGKLIALYEHKVFVQGTIWNINSFDQWGVELGKVLAKKIVPELASGSSQPLQHDSSTNTLIQRYRDAKPGQASNAS; from the coding sequence ATGACAAGCCCGAATCCAACATTGACCGCCAGTCCTGCCTGGAACGCACTGCAGACGCACCACGCGGAAATTCGTGATACACACATGCGTTCGCTGTTCCAAGCCGACGGCGATCGCGGCCAACGATTGACCGCCGAAGCGCTTGGCATCTATCTCGATTATTCGAAAAACCGGATCACCGACCAAACGCTGAAGCTGTTGTTGGACCTGGCCGAACAATCGGGGCTGCGGGATCGAATCGACGCGATGTTCCGAGGCGATAAAATCAACGCCACCGAACAGCGCGCGGTGCTGCATGTTGCGCTGCGAGCGGCCAAGGATCAATCGATCGTCGTCGATGGTGAGGACGTCGTTCCCGAAGTCCACGCCGTGCTCGATAAGATGGCGGCGTACTGCGATCGCGTTCGCAGTGGCCAATGGAAGGGACATACCGGCAAATCGATTCGCACGATCGTGAACATCGGCATCGGCGGATCGGATCTCGGCCCGGTGATGGCCTACGAAGCATTGCGGCACTACAGCCAACGAGATCTACAATTCCGTTTCGTATCGAATATCGACGGCACCGATTTATCCGAAGCGATCCAGGATCTCGATCCCGCCGAAACCCTGTTCATCGTCGCTTCGAAAACCTTTACGACGCAAGAAACCTTGACCAACGCACACTCCGCGCGAGACTGGTGCCTGGCTGGCTTGGTCGATGAAGCGGCGATCGCCAAACACTTTGTCGCGGTTTCGACCAACGCGGAACAAGTGGCAGCGTTTGGCATCGATACCGCCAACATGTTTGGTTTTTGGGATTGGGTCGGTGGCCGTTATTCGTTTGATTCGGCGATCGGGCTTTCGCTGATGCTGTCGATTGGCCCCGATCAGTTTCGCGAGATGTTGGCGGGCATGCATGCCATGGACCGCCATTTCCAAACCGCACCTTTCGAACAGAACCTGCCCGTCCTGCTGGCGTTGTTGGGGATCTGGTACAACAACTTCTTCGACGCTCAATCGGTTGCGATCCTGCCATACGATCACTATCTCGGCAAACTGACCGCCTACCTGCAGCAGCTTGATATGGAGAGCAACGGCAAACAGACCGACCTCGATGGCAACCCGGTCGATTGCCAAACCGGTCCGATCATTTGGGGCGCTCCGGGAACCAACGGCCAACACGCCTTTTACCAATTGATCCACCAGGGGACCAAATTGATTCCCTGCGACTTCATCGGGTTCTGCGAAACACTCAATCCGCTGGGCAACCATCACGATCTCTTGATGGCGAACTTCTTCGCGCAAACCGAAGCGTTGGCGATGGGGAAGACCGAAGCCGAAGTTCGCGCCGATGGGGTCGACGATCACCAGGTGCCCCACCGAATTTTTGCCGGTAACCACCCGACTAACACGATCCTGATCGACCGCTTGACCCCCGAATCGTTTGGCAAGTTGATCGCGTTGTACGAGCACAAGGTGTTTGTGCAAGGTACGATCTGGAACATCAACTCCTTCGACCAATGGGGCGTGGAACTGGGCAAGGTGCTGGCGAAAAAGATCGTGCCCGAATTGGCCAGCGGCAGTTCACAACCGTTGCAGCACGACAGTTCCACCAACACCTTGATCCAACGTTACCGCGACGCAAAGCCTGGTCAAGCCTCTAATGCTTCCTAG
- a CDS encoding galactitol-1-phosphate 5-dehydrogenase, with protein MTKDLMDAIVLHGVSDLRFEQVPVPEVPAGKLRVRIGFCGVCGSDIPRCFSKGTYNFPTICGHEFAGTVEACGEGVSEFSVGDRVAVFPLIWNDDHPACEVGKYAQSDGYDYLGSRSDGAFSEYVIAPQRNLIKVPDNVSLEEAAMTEPAAVALHAVRRAQLRLGDSVAIFGLGPIGLMVAQWARGMGASQIALFDILPEKLELARRLGFEHVFDSRDESPALVAERLTGGRGVHVAIESAGVPPTMTAAMQATRRSGRCVLLGNPAADVTLPAALISQCMRREIDILGTWNSDFSVFGDDDDWRTVLDAMSSGVLNLKPLITHRVPLSQGIAALEMIRDQSEFYAKVLLHPSQGPDAADK; from the coding sequence ATGACAAAAGATTTAATGGACGCGATCGTACTGCATGGTGTTTCGGACTTGCGGTTCGAACAGGTCCCGGTTCCCGAGGTCCCGGCGGGCAAGCTGCGGGTGCGGATCGGTTTCTGCGGTGTTTGTGGCAGCGACATACCTCGCTGCTTCAGCAAAGGGACCTACAACTTTCCAACGATCTGCGGTCACGAGTTCGCTGGCACCGTGGAAGCTTGCGGCGAGGGCGTCTCCGAATTTTCCGTTGGCGATCGCGTCGCCGTCTTTCCGCTGATTTGGAACGACGACCACCCGGCCTGCGAAGTCGGTAAATACGCTCAAAGCGACGGATACGATTATTTGGGCAGTCGCAGCGACGGCGCGTTCAGTGAATATGTGATCGCTCCGCAACGGAACCTGATCAAAGTGCCCGACAACGTGTCGTTGGAAGAAGCCGCCATGACCGAACCGGCGGCGGTGGCATTGCACGCAGTTCGTCGGGCTCAGCTGCGTTTGGGGGACAGCGTGGCGATCTTCGGTTTGGGACCGATCGGATTGATGGTCGCTCAATGGGCGCGGGGAATGGGGGCGTCGCAGATCGCTTTGTTCGACATCCTGCCCGAAAAATTGGAGCTTGCTCGGCGACTTGGGTTCGAGCATGTGTTCGACAGCCGCGACGAATCGCCCGCCCTGGTTGCCGAACGTTTGACGGGAGGCCGCGGTGTGCACGTTGCGATCGAAAGTGCGGGAGTCCCGCCGACGATGACCGCTGCGATGCAAGCGACGCGGCGTTCCGGACGCTGCGTTTTATTGGGCAATCCGGCGGCCGATGTCACGCTTCCGGCCGCCTTGATTTCGCAATGCATGCGAAGAGAGATCGACATCTTGGGGACATGGAACAGCGATTTCAGCGTCTTTGGCGACGACGATGATTGGCGTACGGTGCTCGATGCGATGAGCAGCGGCGTGTTGAACCTGAAACCATTGATCACCCATCGCGTGCCGTTGTCGCAAGGCATCGCGGCGTTGGAAATGATTCGGGATCAGAGTGAATTTTACGCCAAGGTGCTACTTCATCCGTCGCAGGGACCCGACGCGGCGGACAAATAA